From one Acidobacteriota bacterium genomic stretch:
- a CDS encoding HDIG domain-containing protein, with the protein MGDAPNREDAWALLTEYTDNPSLIKHALCVEAAMRAYARSFGEDEEMWGVIGLIHDFDYQQNPTEDTHLHVGTAILRDRGWPEDWVRIVASHADYMGVPRESKAAKALFAVDELSGFLTACALVRPDKAIAEVKVKSVKKKLKDKAFARGVNRDDVRNGAEELGVELGEHIEFVREAMATVADQLELPPPE; encoded by the coding sequence ATGGGTGACGCACCGAATCGTGAGGATGCGTGGGCGCTGCTCACCGAGTACACCGACAATCCCAGCCTGATCAAACATGCACTTTGCGTGGAAGCCGCGATGCGGGCCTACGCCCGGTCCTTCGGCGAGGACGAGGAAATGTGGGGCGTGATCGGGCTCATCCACGATTTCGACTATCAACAGAACCCGACCGAGGACACTCACCTCCACGTCGGCACGGCGATCCTCCGTGATCGCGGCTGGCCGGAAGATTGGGTGCGAATCGTCGCTTCGCACGCGGATTACATGGGTGTGCCACGAGAAAGCAAAGCCGCGAAGGCCCTGTTCGCGGTCGATGAGCTGTCAGGCTTTCTGACCGCTTGTGCGCTCGTGCGACCTGACAAGGCGATCGCCGAGGTCAAGGTGAAGTCGGTCAAGAAGAAGCTCAAAGACAAGGCATTCGCCCGTGGCGTCAACCGCGATGACGTCCGAAACGGCGCTGAGGAGTTGGGCGTCGAGCTCGGTGAACACATCGAGTTCGTGCGTGAAGCGATGGCGACGGTCGCCGATCAGCTGGAGCTTCCACCACCCGAATAG